GCCTTTTCGACCGTTTTGGCCAGCATGTTTTCCACCATTGCCTGACGCAACGAAGCGCGAATGCTTTCTTCCGGCGCGCCGAGCATGACATTTTCAATGACGTTCGTATGATTCATGTCGTCATTGATGTCCATCTGACTGCCTCGCAGCGAAAGCTTCGGTATCTTATGCGCCACGATCGTGTCCATATCATCTGTTGTCAGGATGTGTTCCAGCGGGAAAACGGTTTCTCCCGTCTCCGGATCGACAACCTCTCTGGCCAGGACACGGCCGATCAATTTTTCTCGCAAAAGCGCCACCGCCTGGCGGCAGGAGCCGGCCAAGCGCGCCCGTTCCCGAACCAGATCAAGTCCGAACACGTCACAATCGTCTTCACGCACAATGACGTCTTGCGACACGTCGACCAGCCGCCGTGTCAAGTAACCGGAGTCCGCCGTACGCAGAGCCGTATCGGCCAACCCCTTGCGCGCGCCGTGACTGGATGTAAAGTAATCCAATACGGACAGCCCTTCGCGGAAGTTCGCTTTGATCGGCAGATCGATAATACGACCGGACGGGTCGGCCATCAGGCCTCGCATGCCGGCAACCTGACGAATCTGCTGTTTATTACCGCGGGCACCGGAATCGGCCATCATAAAGATTGAATTAAAGGAATCCATATTATCCATCATGGCTTCCGTAACGTCATCAGTTGCCTTTTCCCAGAGGGAAATGGTCTTACGATACCGTTCGTCTTCCGTAATCAGGCCGCGCATAAACATTTTATTGACATTTTGTACCTGCGCATCGGCCGTGTCAAGAATCGCCTTCTTTTCGGACGGCACCTGGATATCCGAAATGGCAATGGACATACCGGCCTGTCGTGCATAGTGATAGCCGATATTCTTAATGCGGTCGAGCAGTTCTGCCGTATCCGTGTTGCCGACGAGATGGAAACAGGCATCGACAAGCTTACCGATCTGCTTTTTATTCATTAAGACGCCGAGGCAGTCGACGGCGACATATTCTTTGCCCTCTTTAAAAGCCGCGACAGCCGCGCTGTCAACCTTACGGGGCGGCAACGGACGCGTTGCGAGAAGATCGACGCCGAACGTTTCCTTAAGTTCGGCAAAGCCGTAATCAAGGACACGGCCGTCTTCGTTTTTGATCTTAATCAAATGATCCGACGTAATCAGATTATTTTCGTAAGCAAACAGCGTATCCGCCGGATCGGAGAACACCATAACCTGATCCGTGTGATAGAGGCGAAGTTCCTTATACAACTGATAATTGTACAGCAGGCGGCCGGCCGTCGTTTCAATCAACCCGTGCTCGGGAATGCGCACCTTGATCAACGCGTCAATATCGATAGCCTTGGCATCATAAGCCAACATGACTTCATCATAGTTGGCAAAGAGTTTTCCTTCACCGACGGCGCCGGGCTTGACCAGCGTCAAATAATAGGCGCCGAGAACCATATCCTGCGTCGGTACGGCAACCGGTTTGCCGTCTTTCGGAGCAAGGATATTGTGCGCCGAAAGCATCAACGTCCGCGCTTCGGACTGCGCTTCAACAGAAAGCGGCAAATGGCACGCCATTTGGTCGCCGTCAAAGTCGGCATTGTACGCCGTACAAACCAACGGGTGGAGTTTAATGGCGCGTCCTTCCCAGAGAATCGGTTCAAAAGCCTGGATCCCCAGTCGATGCAACGTCGGCGCACGATTCAGCAGAACCGGATGCTCTTTGATAACGCCTTCCAATACATCCCAAACTTCATTCGTTACGCGTTCTACTTTCTTTTTGGCATTCTTGATATTTGTAGCCAAACCCTTTTCCACCAGTTTTTTCATGACAAAAGGTTTGAACAGTTCCAATGCCATTTCCTTCGGCAAGCCGCACTGGTGCATTTTCAATTCCGGCCCGACAACGATAACGGAACGGCCTGAATAGTCGACACGTTTTCCCAGTAAGTTCTGACGGAAACGGCCCTGCTTCCCTTTGAGCATATCTGACAAGGACTTCAAGGCTCTGTTGCCGGGGCCCGTAACGGGGCGGCCGCGACGGCCGTTATCAATCAAAGCGTCAACGGCTTCTTGAAGCATTCTCTTTTCATTGCGCACGATAATATCCGGCGCTCCCAGTTCCAAAAGACGGCTCAAGCGATTGTTGCGATTGATGACACGGCGGTATAAATCATTCAGGTCGGACGTCGCAAAACGCCCGCCGTCGAGCTGCACCATCGGACGAAGTTCAGGAGGAATGACAGGAATCACATCCATAACCATCCACTCCGGCTTATTGCCGGAATGCCGGAACGCTTCGACGACTTCCAAACGCCGAATAGCGCGTACACGGCGTTGGCCCGATGAATCACGCAATTCTTCGCGCAGCTCTTTGTTCAGTTCTTCCAAATCGAGTTCCTGCAGCAACTCTTTTACGGCTGCGGCGCCCATGCCGACACGGAATTTTTCGCCATACATATCGAGATATTGACGATACTCCGTTTCCGTCAGCAGCTGCTTCTTCGCCAACGGCGTATCGCCAGGGTCAAGAACGACGTACGAAGCAAAATAGAGTACTTTTTCCAAGGACCGGGGCGAAATATCCAAGATCAGCCCCATACGGCTCGGAATGCCCTTAAAATACCAAATATGCGAAACAGGCGTTGCCAACTGAATGTGTCCCATCCGTTCGCGGCGAACTTTGGCGCGGGTAACTTCAACGCCGCAACGATCACAGACGACACCTTTATAGCGAATGCGTTTATATTTACCGCAATGGCATTCCCAGTCTTTAGTTGGCCCGAAGATACGTTCACAAAAGAGACCGTCCCGTTCCGGTTTCAACGTACGGTAATTGATCGTTTCCGGCTTCTTTACCTCTCCGTGCGACCATTCCAGAATTTTCTCCGGCGAAGCCAGACCGATTCGCATGGAATCAAATTCATTCACATCCAGCACTAATACCGCTCCCTTCTCAATTCCTGCACTTAGTCATCTTCATTCTCACCGGTTCCGTCAGCAGTGATATCATCGTAGTTCATGGCGATCAAATCATCTTCGCCGCCGTTATTGATCGGTTCCGCCTCTTCATCGGCAGTTTCTCCGATGTCGGCAGCCATCGGATCGACACTGACATCCCCTTCCATGACATGACGCAGGTCATCATTCTGTTCCGGTTCCATATCATCTTCATCGTCCAATTCCTTAATAACGACTTCTTCACTGTCTTCATTAAGAATTTGCACGTCCAAGCCGATGGCCTGCAATTCTTTGAGGAGGACCTTAAAGGATTCAGGGACGCCAGGTTCCGGTATATTTTCACCTTTAACAATCTTTTCATAGGCCTTGACACGACCGACAACATCGTCAGATTTCACGGTCAACATTTCCTGTAATGTATACGCTGCGCCGTACGCTTCCAGCGCCCAAACTTCCATTTCCCCGAAACGCTGGCCGCCGAATTGCGCCTTGCCCCCAAGAGGCTGCTGCGTGACCAGGGAGTACGGACCTGTCGAACGGGCGTGGATCTTATCGTCGACAAGATGATGCAGCTTCAGGAAGTACGTGTAGCCGACGGTAACGCGACGATCCATCGGTTCTCCCGTGCGGCCGTCATAAAGCACGGATTTACCGTCATCAGGAAGGCTGGCAATGCGCAGCGCTTCAAAGACATCTTCCGCACTGGCGCCGTCAAATACAGGCGTGGCAATGTGAATCCCTGCCTGATCCGGCTGCGGCATACCGTAAGTGTCGAAGTCATAGCCGGCCGCGCCGAGTCGTTTTTTCAATTCTTCCCGAAGCTTTTCATCGGGGTTCATGATCTGCAGGCCGATTTCGTGCATAGCCCATCCCAGATGCGTCTCCAGGATCTGCCCGATATTCATACGAGACGGTACGCCCAAAGGGTTCAAGACGATCTGAACCGGTGTGCCGTCCGGCAAAAACGGCATGTCTTCTTGCCGCATAACACGGGATACAACGCCTTTATTGCCATGGCGGCCCGACATTTTGTCACCTTCATGAATCTTCCGCTTCTGTGCAATGTAGACGCGGACCAGGTGATTAACTCCCGGCGGCAGTTCGTCGTTGTTTTCACGAGAAAAGACGCGAACGTCGACGATCTTGCCCGATTCACCGTGCGGCACACGGAGCGACGTGTCGCGGACTTCCCGTTCTTTATCACCGAAAATAGCCCGCAAAAGCCGTTCTTCCGGTGTCAGTTCCGTCTCCCCTTTCGGCGTTACCTTTCCGACGAGAACATCACCGGGGTACACATCGGCACCGATCATGATGATCCCCTGTTCGTCAAGATTTTTTGTGCTGTCTTCACTGACATTCGGAATTTCGCGGGTAATTTCTTCGGCGCCTAATTTGGTATCGCGGGCATCACATTCGTATTCTTCAATATGAATGGACGTATACAAGTCATTTTTCGGCAAATATTCGCTGAGCAGAACGGCATCTTCATAATTATACCCTTCCCAAGGCATATACGCGACGAGAATGTTATAACCGAGCGCCAATTCGCCGCCATCAGTCGCCATGCCGTCGGCAAGGACCTGACCGGCTTCAACGCGTTCCCCTTTATAGACCAACGGATGCTGATTAATACACGTGCTCTGGTTGGAACGCATGAATTTGATCAGCTTGTACGTATCGCGTTCGCCGGTATCGGCAGTAACGACAATCTCATCGGCCGTAACACGGCTGATGACCCCGGCATGTTTAGCCAGAATGCAGACCCCTGAATCGCAAGCCGCCTTATATTCCATACCGGTACCGACAAGGGGCGCCTGCGTACGCAGCAACGGCACAGCTTGCCGCTGCATGTTCGCGCCCATGAGCGCACGGTTGGCGTCATCGTTTTCCAGGAACGGAATCATCGACGTACCGACGGACACGACTTCTTTCGGCGATACGTCCATAAAATCGACATGATCGCGACGTACTTCCAAAACTGCTTCACCGTGACGGCAGGCAACGCGTTCGTTGGCAAAAAGGCCGTCCTCCGTCAGCGGTTCGTTGGCCTGCGCAATAATATATTGTTCTTCTTCATCGGCCGTAATGTAATGCACGTCATTCGTGACCACATGCGTCTCTTTGTCGACACGGCGGTACGGCGCTTCAATAAAGCCGAACTCATTGACCTTGCCAAAGCAGGCCAGAGAAGAAATCAGGCCGATATTGGGGCCTTCCGGCGTTTCTACAGGGCACATGCGACCGTAGTGCGAATGATGCACGTCACGGACTTCGAAGCCAGCACGTTCACGCGATAAGCCGCCGGGCCCGAGCGCGCTGAGACGGCGCTTATGGGTCAATTCCGCCAAGGGATTGGTCTGGTCCATAAACTGCGACAGCTGGCTGGAACCGAAAAACTCCTTGATCGCGGCGACGACGGGACGGATATTGATCAGTACCTGCGGCGTAATAGCTTCCGTGTCCTGCACGGTCATGCGTTCGCGGACAACGCGTTCCATTCGCGTCAAACCGATGCGGAACTGGTTTTGCAACAATTCACCGACGCAGCGAAGACGACGATTTCCTAAATGATCAATGTCGTCGACGTTACCGAATCCGTCCATTAAATTCAGCAGATAATCAATATTGGCGATAATATCTTCACGGGTAATCGTCCGATGTCCGTAAGGCAAATTACTGTTGTTGCAAATAATTTTATACGTCGAGCCGTCCTGTTTTTCAACGAAAGCGGAAACTAAGCCGTCACCGGAAAAAACGCCGCTATCTTTAATTTTCTGTACTTCGGCGGCGCCAATTTCCGTATGAGCATCGACAATCACCTCGCCGGTTTCGGCATTGACGATCGGTTCATGCAAGGTCAGACCGAACAGGCGGCGTTCCCAGCCGAGTTTCTTGCCGGCCTTATAGCGCCCGACACGGGCCATGTCATAACGGCGGGCATCGAAGAAAAGACCTTCGAAGAGGTTACGCGCGCTTTCCACTGTCGGCGGTTCTCCGGGACGCAGTTTTTTATAAATTTCCACTAAAGCTTCATCCTGCGACTCTGTCGTATCCTTCTCAAACGTCGCCATGAGCCGCTTATCATCGTAAAAGAGATCCAATATATCGGCATTCGTTCCCCAGCCCAGAGCGCGGATCAATACGGTCGCCGGAATCTTGCGGTTCCTGTCGATACGGGCATAAACGATATCATTGGCATCGGTTTCCAATTCGATCCAGGCACCGCGATTCGGAATAATCGTGGAACTGTAAAGCCGGATACCCATGGGGTCTATTTCACGGCCGTAATAAACACCTGGCGAGCGGACAAGCTGACTGACGATAACACGTTCGGCGCCGTTGATGATAAACGTGCCCGTATCGGTAATCAGCGGGAAATCGCCCATGAACACTTCTTGTTCCTTAATTTCGCCCGTTTCATGATTCACCAGGCGAATTTGGACGCGCAGCGGTGCCGAATATGTCGTATCCCGTGCTTTGCACTCACGAATGTCATATTTCGGTTCGCCCAATTTGAAGTCTTCAAAGGACAACGACAAGTTACCAGACGCATCTTCAATCGGTGAGATATCCTTAAAAATATCCTTCAGTCCCTTTTCCAGGAACCATTCGTAAGATTTGATCTGCAAATCCAACAAATGCGGCATCTTCAAGACTTCGTTGATCTTGGCGTACGTGTATCGAGTCCGTTTCCCTACTTGCACAGGTTTGAACATGCTGTTACTTCACCCCTTATAAATATAAACCATCATACAGTGTGACAACTGCAGACATAAAGCGACAAAAAAGCAAGGCTCTGTCAAAACGTGAACCTTGCTTAATTTTTTCTTGACGGAAGTGCTTCCTCCCTGTATATGCACACTCTACTGGACATTCTGCAATGAGTTATTATAGCACAGCATTTATGCTCCGTCAACAATATTTTATGCGATTGTACTTGACTTTTTATTCAATTCGTGCCAACGTATAGTTTTTCTTTCCTTTACGAACGATAACGAATTTGCCGTCCGAATTCTTATGAGGCGCGACGGTTTCGTCAAGGGACGTGATTTTGTTGCCGTTAATCGTAATCGCCCCATTCTGCACATCTTCGCGGGCCTGTCGTTTCGATTTACAAATGGCTGAATCGACAAGCCAGTCGACAACGTTCTTTTCATCGGCACTGACAGTGACAGTCGGCATCTTGCCGAAGGCCTGTTCCAGTTCGCCGCAAGACAGATCGGCAATGCTGCCGTGGTAGAGCGCTTCCGTAATATGCTGCGCTTCTTTCAGTGCTGCCGCACTGTGAACGAAGGTCGTTACCTCTTCCGCCAGACGGCGCTGCGCCAACCGCTTTTCCGGTTCCTTTTCAACGGCCGCCGCCAAGCTGTCGATTTCTTCTTTCGACAGGAAGGTAAAGTATTTCAAGTATTTCACAACGTCGGCGTCATCCTGGTTCAGCCAGAATTGATAAAATTCGAAGGGCGACGTCTTTTCCGGATCGAGCCAAATCGCTCCGCCTGCCGTCTTGCCGAATTTCGTGCCGTCCGCTTTCAGCATCAGCGGGATCGTCAAGGCAAAGGCCTTGGCTTCCGGCCCGTGAATGCGGCGGATCATATCGATACCGGCCGTAATATTGCCCCACTGATCGGCGCCGCCGATCTGCAGCTGTACATCATTGGCCGTAAAGAGATGATCAAAGTCGACGGACTGCAAGATCTGATAGGTGAATTCCGTAAAGGAGATACCCGCTTCCAAACGGCTGGCTACGACTTCCTTCGAGAGCATGACATTGACGCTGAAAAGTTTGCCGTAATCGCGCAGAAAACCGAGGAGATCGATTTTCGAGAGCCAGTCGTAGTTATTGACGATAGATATATTGGAATCTTCGCCGAACAGATGAATGAACTGAGCCTTCAATTTTTCGCCGTTTGCTTGAATCTTTTCCAAGCTCTGCAGCTGCCGTTCCGTCTTTCTGCCGCTGGGATCGCCGATCGCCCCTGTCCCGACACCTAAGACGATATACGGATGATGACCGGCCAGCTGAAACCGCTTCAGCATCATAAAAGGAATCAAGTGACCGATATGCATGCTGTCGCCGGTCGGGTCAACACCGCAATACAGTGAAACGCTTTTTTCCTCCGTCAATTGCCGTAACCCTTCTTCGTCGCTCATCTGGTTGACCGCGCCGCGCCAAGCCAATTCATCAATAATATTCATAGGTCAAACGCTCCTTTACAGATCAGTAAACTTTACTTAGTTATTGAACATATTATATATAATACTGTTTCCATCGTCAAACCAGTAAACAGACTGCCGACGGCAGCAGCCGACAGTCATGGCCGCAGATTATTCAACGCAATGGTTAACGCGGTCAGAACGCAGCCGACGTCCCTTTTCTCTTCTTGTGAGGTCGGCAATAACGGGAATGGCGGCCGCCGCAAAGGCTGCATATCCCCGTTGATTGGGATGCACACCATCGGCGTACAATCCCTTGCTGCCTGCTAACACGGCGGCAAAATCAACGATTCCCAAGCCCCGTCTGCCGCCTTCTTCTTTGATCCACCGACCATATGCAGTCAGCGCCGCCTGATGAGCCGCAACGGCTGCCGGCGCTTGCCAGCCGAAGTAAACGCTTTCCGCCAAAGTCAGCGGCGGAATCCCGACGATAAGCGGCAATGCCCTGGCCTGCACCATGTCTATCATGGCCAGCATATGTTTTTCTGTCTCTGTCAAAGCAATATCCTGCAACACATCGTTGGAACCGCCCATCAGAAAAACGGCGCCAGGCAGTTCTGCCAATGCAGCCGGAAGTCGCAGTCGAATATCCTGCGTCGTTTCGCCGCAGACACCGCGGTTGGCGACAGTCAGACCCAAATGCCGTGCAACCAGAGCCGGCCAACTGTCAGCCGGTACTCCGGGATAGCCGTAGGTCAGACTGTCGCCAAGACATAGAAGATCCATTCTTCTCCCTCTCTTTTGCGCAAAAAGGCAGGACTGCCGTACGGCCCCCTGCCCAAAAACTATGCATACTGTTTCAGATCCTGCAGCGCCGCTTCCGTAGAAAGCCAGGTAGACGGCATCCGATAACCGGCCTTTTCCAGATCACGCTGACAGGCAAAGACTTGGGGAATCGCACGTTTATAAACGTCGTGCTCATACATGTACCGCAAGGTCGTTTCCAAATCGCCGTCACAAAGAAGCTTTCCTTCGTGCAGAAGAGCCAATCGATTGGCATACGGCAAAACCGCTTCCAACGTATGCTCGACGACGATGACCGTATGCCCGTACGTTGCGTTCAAATCGTGGATCAGTTCATAGAAAGCATGCGTTCCTTCCGGATCCAACGCCGACGTCGGTTCATCAAAGATGAGTATTTCCGGATTCGTCGCCAACACGCCGGCAATAACGAGACGCTGCCGCTGACCGCCGGAAAGATTCGTCAGCAGGCGCTTGCGATAATCACTGAGTCCCACTTTAGCCAGCGATTCCGTAATAGCCGCTTCGATTTTTTCCGGCGCTTCCCCTTTATTCTCCAGACTGAAGGCAATTTCTTCCTCGACAGTCATGGAAACGAGCTGGCTGTCATAATCGTCGAGCATCGTGCCGACGCTGCCTGCCAATTCGGAAATCGTCGTCTGTGTCGTCGCTTTTCCTTTTACATAGACCATCCCTTTCATGACACCGCCGAAATAGTGCGGTATTGCGCCGGTAAGGGCCATGCAGAGCGAACTTTTGCCGCTGCCGCTCTCCCCGGTAAGGACGAGAAAGTCGCCTTTTTGTACTGTCAGGCTCACGTCCTGCAGCACAGGCTTCTTCCGCTTATTATAAATATACGTCAAATGTTCAACAGACAGCAAGGCATCCGAAGCGGGCTGCAAGTCATACTCGCTGTGATCGGACGTGACCGTCCGCTCTTCAAGAGAATCCAAATAACCGCGGGAAACGAACAGCCGCAACGCCGGAAAGTACATAAGCGGCGTGACGACAGCATTTAGAAGACCGATAACAGCCACTAGCGGAAGCATCCCCGTGAGATATACGACAGTCGGCAGGTTCATGACGAATTTCAGTATTGTGACAAAAGCGCCGCCGCTGAGACAGGTGGCAATGAACCCGGTCAGCACAGGCAAACAGGAATGGCCCTTAAATTTAATGAACGAAAAATTTTTGACAACAACGGCACAAGCCACCGCCCCTATCGGTTCACTGATCAGATTGCCGTAAGGAAATCCCGATTTCGAGGTCAGGACATTGACGAGCGCGGCAACAAGGCCGATGCCGACGGCCTGTTTGTATGACGGCTTGGTCAGACAAATGGCAACGCAATACGTTGCGATCGTCCAGTTCGGCGTAATGCCGGCCACACTGGGAGATACGAGATGAAGGATCGTGCCGATGGCCAGCATCAAAGTCGTGATCGTGATCCAGCGAAATTGCCCTCCCTGCCGGTGATGAAATTCCAAAGCAGCAATATTCTCTACCTTTTTCACTGTGCTTCCCCCTTACGCCATAAGGCCGTTGATGCGGCTGTATACCAATATAATGCTGATGACGATCATGCCAAGAATCAACAACCGGTCGGTTCCCTTCGGCTTGACATTGGCCACAAAGCTGTGTTCACTGCTGCCAAACGCCCGCAGTTCCAAACTGAGCGCCATCGTTTCCGACCGCCCCAGCGATTTCAGCATGAGCGGCTGAATGACGGACATATAGTTTTTCAACTTTTTAAAAATATTCCCCTTGGTAGATAAGCCGCGACAGGCCTGCGCCTCCTGCACCGCCTTGCTTTCGGCAATGAAATCGGGCACGAAACGCAGCGCGGCCGTAAACATAAAAGCATATTCATAGGGGATTCTGATCTGCTTGACCAGCGCCGCCGTCAAATCCTGCAAGCGCGTCGTTGTCAACAAGATAATAAAGACGACGGTCATCGCCAGCATGCGCAGCCCCGTAACGTACGCGGAGGTAACGGAACCGCCGCCAAGAAGCTGCACGAGACCGAGAAACACGGCAAAGATACAAAGACTGAACAATGCTTTGCCATTACGGCCGAAAGTACCGCAGCTCGCCAATATCGCCACTTCAACGAGCACCAGAATGACCAGCGGCAGCGGCTGATACAGGACTAAAGCCCAGAATGAAAATGCCAGCGTCCCCGTTAATTTCGTCAAAGGCACCAATTTTTTCAACATGCTTTTTCCCCTCCCAATCGCTTCAGCAACGCATCCTTAAAGGCATCCATCGTCGCACAGTAGGGCATGCCCGGCAGGGCCAGCGAAAGCGTTACCGCTTCCGGCCTGGCCAGGCCCAAATCATACAGATCGTCACGCCGCGTAAACAATTCTTCCGGCGTACCGTCAAAGACCTTGGTTTTCCTGCCGATAACCAGGACGCGGTGACAGTATGCCGCCAATATGTCCATATCATGCGTGATCAGGAGGATCGTAATCCCCTGCCGGTTTAATGCCGTCAACAACTGCATGAGCCGGTCCTTGTCGGCGCTGTCCTGCCCGCTCGTCGGTTCATCAAGGATAATATAGTTCGTTTTCATGGCGAGCGCCGACGCAATGGCTACCCGCTGCTTTTCACCGCGATTCAGATTCGGCGGATACGACTCGGCCAGAGTCGTCAGATTTGTTGCCGCCAGAGCGGCGGCAACCGCCTCCCGCACCGCCTCACCCCGCAACCCCAGCTGCTGAGGCCCGTAAGCTACTTCGGCGGCTACGGTAGCGCGAAACATTTGCCGCTCCGGCCGTTGGAAGACATACCCCATGTAACGGCTGCGCTGCGCCGCATCGGCA
This Megasphaera vaginalis (ex Bordigoni et al. 2020) DNA region includes the following protein-coding sequences:
- the rpoB gene encoding DNA-directed RNA polymerase subunit beta; translation: MFKPVQVGKRTRYTYAKINEVLKMPHLLDLQIKSYEWFLEKGLKDIFKDISPIEDASGNLSLSFEDFKLGEPKYDIRECKARDTTYSAPLRVQIRLVNHETGEIKEQEVFMGDFPLITDTGTFIINGAERVIVSQLVRSPGVYYGREIDPMGIRLYSSTIIPNRGAWIELETDANDIVYARIDRNRKIPATVLIRALGWGTNADILDLFYDDKRLMATFEKDTTESQDEALVEIYKKLRPGEPPTVESARNLFEGLFFDARRYDMARVGRYKAGKKLGWERRLFGLTLHEPIVNAETGEVIVDAHTEIGAAEVQKIKDSGVFSGDGLVSAFVEKQDGSTYKIICNNSNLPYGHRTITREDIIANIDYLLNLMDGFGNVDDIDHLGNRRLRCVGELLQNQFRIGLTRMERVVRERMTVQDTEAITPQVLINIRPVVAAIKEFFGSSQLSQFMDQTNPLAELTHKRRLSALGPGGLSRERAGFEVRDVHHSHYGRMCPVETPEGPNIGLISSLACFGKVNEFGFIEAPYRRVDKETHVVTNDVHYITADEEEQYIIAQANEPLTEDGLFANERVACRHGEAVLEVRRDHVDFMDVSPKEVVSVGTSMIPFLENDDANRALMGANMQRQAVPLLRTQAPLVGTGMEYKAACDSGVCILAKHAGVISRVTADEIVVTADTGERDTYKLIKFMRSNQSTCINQHPLVYKGERVEAGQVLADGMATDGGELALGYNILVAYMPWEGYNYEDAVLLSEYLPKNDLYTSIHIEEYECDARDTKLGAEEITREIPNVSEDSTKNLDEQGIIMIGADVYPGDVLVGKVTPKGETELTPEERLLRAIFGDKEREVRDTSLRVPHGESGKIVDVRVFSRENNDELPPGVNHLVRVYIAQKRKIHEGDKMSGRHGNKGVVSRVMRQEDMPFLPDGTPVQIVLNPLGVPSRMNIGQILETHLGWAMHEIGLQIMNPDEKLREELKKRLGAAGYDFDTYGMPQPDQAGIHIATPVFDGASAEDVFEALRIASLPDDGKSVLYDGRTGEPMDRRVTVGYTYFLKLHHLVDDKIHARSTGPYSLVTQQPLGGKAQFGGQRFGEMEVWALEAYGAAYTLQEMLTVKSDDVVGRVKAYEKIVKGENIPEPGVPESFKVLLKELQAIGLDVQILNEDSEEVVIKELDDEDDMEPEQNDDLRHVMEGDVSVDPMAADIGETADEEAEPINNGGEDDLIAMNYDDITADGTGENEDD
- a CDS encoding tryptophan transporter, translated to MKKVENIAALEFHHRQGGQFRWITITTLMLAIGTILHLVSPSVAGITPNWTIATYCVAICLTKPSYKQAVGIGLVAALVNVLTSKSGFPYGNLISEPIGAVACAVVVKNFSFIKFKGHSCLPVLTGFIATCLSGGAFVTILKFVMNLPTVVYLTGMLPLVAVIGLLNAVVTPLMYFPALRLFVSRGYLDSLEERTVTSDHSEYDLQPASDALLSVEHLTYIYNKRKKPVLQDVSLTVQKGDFLVLTGESGSGKSSLCMALTGAIPHYFGGVMKGMVYVKGKATTQTTISELAGSVGTMLDDYDSQLVSMTVEEEIAFSLENKGEAPEKIEAAITESLAKVGLSDYRKRLLTNLSGGQRQRLVIAGVLATNPEILIFDEPTSALDPEGTHAFYELIHDLNATYGHTVIVVEHTLEAVLPYANRLALLHEGKLLCDGDLETTLRYMYEHDVYKRAIPQVFACQRDLEKAGYRMPSTWLSTEAALQDLKQYA
- the tyrS gene encoding tyrosine--tRNA ligase gives rise to the protein MNIIDELAWRGAVNQMSDEEGLRQLTEEKSVSLYCGVDPTGDSMHIGHLIPFMMLKRFQLAGHHPYIVLGVGTGAIGDPSGRKTERQLQSLEKIQANGEKLKAQFIHLFGEDSNISIVNNYDWLSKIDLLGFLRDYGKLFSVNVMLSKEVVASRLEAGISFTEFTYQILQSVDFDHLFTANDVQLQIGGADQWGNITAGIDMIRRIHGPEAKAFALTIPLMLKADGTKFGKTAGGAIWLDPEKTSPFEFYQFWLNQDDADVVKYLKYFTFLSKEEIDSLAAAVEKEPEKRLAQRRLAEEVTTFVHSAAALKEAQHITEALYHGSIADLSCGELEQAFGKMPTVTVSADEKNVVDWLVDSAICKSKRQAREDVQNGAITINGNKITSLDETVAPHKNSDGKFVIVRKGKKNYTLARIE
- a CDS encoding GDSL-type esterase/lipase family protein is translated as MDLLCLGDSLTYGYPGVPADSWPALVARHLGLTVANRGVCGETTQDIRLRLPAALAELPGAVFLMGGSNDVLQDIALTETEKHMLAMIDMVQARALPLIVGIPPLTLAESVYFGWQAPAAVAAHQAALTAYGRWIKEEGGRRGLGIVDFAAVLAGSKGLYADGVHPNQRGYAAFAAAAIPVIADLTRREKGRRLRSDRVNHCVE
- the rpoC gene encoding DNA-directed RNA polymerase subunit beta' — translated: MRIGLASPEKILEWSHGEVKKPETINYRTLKPERDGLFCERIFGPTKDWECHCGKYKRIRYKGVVCDRCGVEVTRAKVRRERMGHIQLATPVSHIWYFKGIPSRMGLILDISPRSLEKVLYFASYVVLDPGDTPLAKKQLLTETEYRQYLDMYGEKFRVGMGAAAVKELLQELDLEELNKELREELRDSSGQRRVRAIRRLEVVEAFRHSGNKPEWMVMDVIPVIPPELRPMVQLDGGRFATSDLNDLYRRVINRNNRLSRLLELGAPDIIVRNEKRMLQEAVDALIDNGRRGRPVTGPGNRALKSLSDMLKGKQGRFRQNLLGKRVDYSGRSVIVVGPELKMHQCGLPKEMALELFKPFVMKKLVEKGLATNIKNAKKKVERVTNEVWDVLEGVIKEHPVLLNRAPTLHRLGIQAFEPILWEGRAIKLHPLVCTAYNADFDGDQMACHLPLSVEAQSEARTLMLSAHNILAPKDGKPVAVPTQDMVLGAYYLTLVKPGAVGEGKLFANYDEVMLAYDAKAIDIDALIKVRIPEHGLIETTAGRLLYNYQLYKELRLYHTDQVMVFSDPADTLFAYENNLITSDHLIKIKNEDGRVLDYGFAELKETFGVDLLATRPLPPRKVDSAAVAAFKEGKEYVAVDCLGVLMNKKQIGKLVDACFHLVGNTDTAELLDRIKNIGYHYARQAGMSIAISDIQVPSEKKAILDTADAQVQNVNKMFMRGLITEDERYRKTISLWEKATDDVTEAMMDNMDSFNSIFMMADSGARGNKQQIRQVAGMRGLMADPSGRIIDLPIKANFREGLSVLDYFTSSHGARKGLADTALRTADSGYLTRRLVDVSQDVIVREDDCDVFGLDLVRERARLAGSCRQAVALLREKLIGRVLAREVVDPETGETVFPLEHILTTDDMDTIVAHKIPKLSLRGSQMDINDDMNHTNVIENVMLGAPEESIRASLRQAMVENMLAKTVEKAVIDTRGIEICPAGTPLTEDAIERILSSDVAEVKVRNNDIRGVEVTAIVEGDGVIEPLEDRIVGRTAAETLVNSDTGEIIVPINEEIMEDAAKEVVKYYDKVRIRSVLTCHSRYGVCAKCYGRDLGTGGKVNVGESVGIIAAQSIGEPGTQLTMRTFHTGGVASAGDITQGLPRVEELFEARKPKGNAIVTEIDGVVSITDKEDHQDIHIVHVMGKDGDERSYTILYGSHIVVREGDVIEKGSRITAGSINPHDILRIQGVEATQRYLVYEVQKVYKSQGVEINDKHIEVIVRQMLRKIKIEDAGDSDVLPGDYVDVNTYEDANRRIKNADGKPALGKAILLGITKAALATESFLSAASFQETTRVLTDAAIKGKVDPLLGLKENVIIGKLIPAGTGMSRYRKVKVVKPIPLISYESEAGTEEISEAMESAE